One window of Halorussus sp. MSC15.2 genomic DNA carries:
- a CDS encoding HVO_A0556 family zinc finger protein: protein MQHVASEDAAEPLLVTLAGDDCRWCASGTLAREQFKGDDAVVCEDCGTPAARVW from the coding sequence ATGCAACACGTAGCTTCAGAGGACGCGGCCGAACCGCTGCTCGTTACGCTCGCGGGTGACGACTGTCGCTGGTGCGCGTCCGGAACGCTCGCACGCGAGCAGTTCAAGGGTGACGATGCGGTCGTCTGCGAAGACTGCGGGACGCCCGCGGCCCGCGTCTGGTGA
- the trmY gene encoding tRNA (pseudouridine(54)-N(1))-methyltransferase TrmY, giving the protein MRQFIVLGHDAPTTPDFSLDDLAGGAGRLDVLCRCVNSAFFLSHAIREDVRVHLVLQDEVTVHFEGSELRRLNPDERSTAALIRGALEEKDEAIGHIAAESSPGVSVSKRGFESVLEEAASEGTVVQLHEDGDPVVDVEPPEDPVFVLSDHNDFRDEAASLLADAADRRVRLGPELLHADHAITVAHNYLDTDGFASY; this is encoded by the coding sequence ATGCGCCAGTTCATCGTCCTCGGTCACGACGCCCCGACGACGCCCGACTTCTCGCTCGACGACCTCGCCGGCGGCGCTGGCCGCCTCGACGTGCTGTGTCGGTGCGTCAACTCCGCGTTCTTCCTCTCCCACGCGATTCGTGAGGACGTGCGGGTTCACCTCGTGTTGCAGGACGAGGTGACGGTTCACTTCGAGGGGAGCGAACTCCGGCGACTCAACCCCGACGAGCGGAGTACGGCGGCCCTGATTCGGGGCGCGTTAGAGGAGAAAGACGAGGCTATCGGCCACATCGCGGCCGAGAGTTCACCGGGCGTCTCCGTCTCGAAGCGCGGGTTCGAGTCGGTGCTGGAGGAGGCCGCGAGCGAGGGAACCGTCGTCCAACTCCACGAGGACGGCGACCCCGTGGTGGACGTGGAACCGCCCGAGGACCCCGTCTTCGTCCTCTCGGACCACAACGACTTCCGCGACGAGGCGGCGTCGCTGCTCGCCGACGCCGCCGACCGGCGCGTGCGCCTCGGCCCGGAACTGCTCCACGCCGACCACGCGATTACCGTGGCCCACAACTATCTCGACACCGACGGGTTCGCGTCGTACTGA
- a CDS encoding VOC family protein, which translates to MSDVSAHHFGVTVTDLDRAVEFYREVLGLDVLDRFTVSGEAFSEAVGVESATGNFAHLDAESARVELVEYEPEEDTDRDAERVNRPGAKHLGLSVENLDRFYEQLPTDVETLSEPRTTESGTRILFLRDPEDNLVELVES; encoded by the coding sequence ATGTCAGACGTGTCTGCACACCACTTCGGCGTGACGGTGACCGACCTCGACCGGGCGGTCGAGTTCTACCGCGAGGTACTCGGTCTCGACGTGCTCGACCGATTCACCGTCTCGGGCGAGGCGTTCTCGGAGGCCGTCGGCGTCGAGAGCGCGACCGGTAACTTCGCACATCTCGACGCAGAGTCGGCCCGGGTCGAACTCGTCGAGTACGAACCGGAGGAGGACACGGACCGTGACGCCGAGCGCGTCAACCGACCGGGCGCGAAGCATCTCGGTCTCTCCGTCGAGAATCTGGACCGCTTCTACGAGCAACTGCCGACGGACGTCGAGACCCTCAGCGAACCCCGGACGACCGAGAGCGGGACGCGAATCCTGTTCCTCCGCGACCCGGAGGACAACCTCGTCGAACTCGTCGAGTCGTAA
- a CDS encoding tubulin/FtsZ family protein — translation MKLAMIGFGQAGGKIVDKFVEYDRETGSDVVRSAIAVNTAKADLAGLDHVPERNRVLIGQARVKGHGVGADNELGADIAEEDMDEIQGAIDQVPVHEIDAFLVVAGMGGGTGSGGAPVLASHLKRIYTEPVYGLGVLPAEDEGGIYTLNAARSFKTFVDEVDNLLVFDNDAWRETGESVRGGYDRINEEIVRRFGMLFSAGEVQAGQDVGESVVDSSEIINTLSCGGVSTIGYATEQVETASGGLLGRFTDEQLDATETTNRITSLVRKAALGRLTLPCEVRSTDRSLVVVGGPQDYLNRKGIERGRKWLENETASMEVRGGDYPMQGTDHVAAVTLLSGVTDVPRIKDLQGVAVETQDNLEDIREESEENLESLVRDDGDELEALF, via the coding sequence ATGAAGCTCGCAATGATTGGATTCGGGCAGGCTGGCGGTAAAATCGTGGACAAGTTCGTGGAGTACGACCGGGAGACGGGAAGCGACGTCGTCCGGTCGGCCATCGCAGTCAACACCGCGAAGGCGGACCTCGCGGGACTCGACCACGTCCCCGAGCGTAATCGCGTCCTCATCGGGCAGGCCCGCGTGAAGGGCCACGGCGTGGGCGCGGACAACGAACTCGGCGCGGACATCGCCGAAGAGGACATGGACGAGATTCAGGGGGCTATCGACCAAGTTCCGGTCCACGAAATCGACGCGTTCCTCGTGGTCGCGGGCATGGGCGGCGGGACGGGGTCGGGCGGCGCGCCGGTCCTCGCCAGCCACCTCAAGCGCATCTACACCGAACCCGTCTACGGACTGGGCGTCCTGCCCGCCGAGGACGAGGGCGGCATCTACACCCTGAACGCCGCGCGGTCGTTCAAGACCTTCGTGGACGAGGTGGACAACCTCCTCGTCTTCGACAACGACGCGTGGCGCGAGACCGGCGAGTCGGTCCGGGGCGGCTACGACCGCATCAACGAGGAGATAGTCCGGCGGTTCGGCATGCTCTTCTCGGCCGGGGAGGTGCAGGCGGGCCAAGACGTCGGCGAGAGCGTCGTGGACTCCAGCGAGATAATCAACACGCTCTCCTGTGGCGGCGTCTCGACCATCGGCTACGCCACCGAACAGGTCGAGACAGCGAGCGGCGGTCTGCTCGGCCGGTTCACCGACGAGCAACTCGACGCGACCGAGACAACTAATCGCATCACCAGCCTCGTCCGGAAGGCCGCCCTCGGGCGGCTTACCCTCCCGTGCGAGGTCCGAAGCACCGACCGGTCGCTGGTCGTCGTCGGGGGACCGCAGGACTACCTCAACCGGAAGGGGATAGAGCGCGGCCGGAAGTGGCTGGAGAACGAGACCGCGAGCATGGAGGTCCGGGGCGGCGACTACCCGATGCAGGGGACCGACCACGTCGCGGCGGTGACGCTGCTGTCGGGCGTCACCGACGTCCCGCGAATCAAGGACCTACAGGGCGTCGCGGTCGAGACGCAGGACAACCTCGAAGACATACGGGAAGAGAGCGAGGAGAATCTGGAGAGTCTGGTCAGGGACGACGGCGACGAACTGGAAGCGCTGTTCTGA